One region of Chryseobacterium muglaense genomic DNA includes:
- a CDS encoding response regulator transcription factor — protein MKKIVLIEDETSVVSFIKKGLQEKGYEISVAFDGRTGVNLVQENDFDLVILDIMLPEMNGLDVCKEIRKTNKNVPILFLTALGTSENIVLGLENGGDDYLVKPFKFIELVARIKSLLRRSNPINTPDATENEIDNEHVFQVSDLIVNDYTKKVIRADEEVSLTSTEYKLLMYFLNNPEKVISRAEILDAVWGVNYELGTNVVDVYVNYLRKKIDHQEDSKLIHTVIGMGYVLKKP, from the coding sequence ATGAAAAAAATTGTTCTGATTGAGGATGAAACCAGCGTAGTCTCTTTTATTAAAAAAGGACTTCAGGAGAAAGGATATGAAATTTCTGTAGCATTTGACGGTCGTACCGGTGTCAATCTGGTGCAGGAAAATGATTTCGATTTAGTCATTCTCGATATTATGCTGCCCGAAATGAACGGGCTAGATGTCTGCAAAGAAATCAGGAAAACCAATAAAAATGTTCCTATTCTTTTTTTAACAGCATTGGGAACTTCCGAAAATATTGTTTTAGGATTAGAAAACGGCGGCGACGATTATCTTGTAAAACCTTTTAAGTTTATCGAATTGGTTGCCCGTATAAAGTCTCTGCTTAGAAGAAGCAACCCGATCAACACTCCAGATGCAACTGAAAACGAAATCGATAACGAGCATGTTTTTCAGGTTTCAGATTTAATCGTGAATGATTACACCAAAAAAGTAATTCGCGCAGATGAGGAGGTTTCTTTAACATCTACAGAATACAAGCTTCTGATGTATTTTCTTAATAATCCTGAAAAAGTAATCTCAAGAGCCGAAATTTTAGATGCCGTTTGGGGAGTTAATTATGAACTAGGAACTAATGTTGTGGATGTTTACGTTAACTATTTACGTAAAAAAATAGACCATCAGGAAGATAGCAAACTCATTCATACGGTGATAGGAATGGGATATGTATTAAAAAAACCTTAG
- a CDS encoding TM2 domain-containing protein, whose protein sequence is MAVFAIPNPKKNLSVDFPIEKVRQSVKNLSLINQKYRFSSSNEIFNQYTYESYEFLSLGVYIDINLNSVTETKTEITVEIRRKLGTFNESHEVTHANHHIINIVNYIAQLVSMSSDDIIKLKSSQTQNVKIKTQGLKDKNLAAILALFLGGLGIHRFYLGQPLLGILYLIFCWTFIPLCLSIIDFFSFIFMSQNRFNSKYNR, encoded by the coding sequence ATGGCAGTTTTTGCAATTCCTAATCCAAAGAAAAACCTTAGTGTTGATTTTCCAATTGAAAAAGTAAGGCAGAGTGTAAAAAATTTATCCTTAATCAATCAAAAATATAGATTCTCAAGCTCTAATGAAATCTTCAATCAATACACTTATGAGTCATATGAATTCCTGAGTCTCGGGGTTTATATTGATATCAATTTAAATTCCGTAACTGAAACTAAAACAGAAATAACTGTTGAAATTAGAAGAAAATTAGGAACATTTAATGAGTCGCATGAAGTTACACATGCCAATCATCACATTATAAATATTGTAAATTATATTGCTCAGCTAGTTTCAATGTCTTCAGACGACATTATCAAATTAAAATCTTCTCAAACTCAAAATGTAAAAATAAAAACTCAAGGCTTAAAAGATAAAAACTTAGCTGCTATACTGGCATTATTTTTAGGTGGATTAGGAATACATCGATTTTATTTAGGTCAACCACTTCTTGGCATTTTGTATTTAATATTTTGTTGGACTTTTATTCCGCTTTGCCTTTCAATTATTGATTTCTTCTCTTTTATTTTTATGTCACAAAATAGATTTAACTCAAAATATAACAGATAA
- a CDS encoding type I restriction endonuclease yields MDLKIKLEQLHQKVVGLKEQISTEEATKNAFVMPFIQILGYDIFNPTEVIPEHVCDIGTKKGEKVDYVIKNNDQPIFIIECKHWKESADAHNSQLHRYYHVSKTRFGVLTNGIVYNFYTDLEKPNIMDEKPFFTINIEDIKDSSIKILESFTKKDYNLESILDSAEALKYIKAIRKEFEKEIENPSDELVKLLVNRFFEKPLTANRMISFKEYAKKALTTSINESISFRLKSALSINEQIEKQDDDIKTSQPIDENNDSKIVTTEEELEGFQIVKAILREKIPSSRIAYRDTLSYFGILLDDNNRKPLCKLHFNTANKYLETFHNGKDAGEKILLNNLDEIYNYKAELLKTLENY; encoded by the coding sequence ATGGATCTTAAAATTAAACTTGAGCAATTACATCAAAAAGTGGTAGGCTTAAAAGAGCAAATCAGCACAGAAGAAGCTACCAAAAATGCTTTTGTAATGCCTTTTATACAAATTTTGGGGTATGATATTTTCAATCCTACCGAAGTTATCCCGGAACATGTTTGCGATATTGGAACCAAGAAAGGTGAAAAAGTAGATTACGTTATCAAAAATAACGATCAACCTATTTTCATTATCGAATGCAAACACTGGAAGGAAAGCGCAGATGCACACAACTCTCAACTTCACAGATATTATCATGTTTCAAAAACTCGATTTGGGGTTCTCACCAACGGAATTGTTTACAACTTCTACACAGATCTTGAAAAACCGAATATTATGGATGAAAAACCTTTTTTCACCATCAATATTGAAGATATAAAAGACAGTTCGATTAAAATTCTGGAAAGTTTCACCAAGAAAGATTACAATCTTGAAAGCATCCTGGATTCTGCAGAAGCATTAAAATACATCAAAGCTATCAGAAAAGAATTCGAAAAAGAAATTGAAAACCCTTCCGATGAATTGGTCAAACTATTAGTCAACCGTTTTTTTGAAAAACCTTTAACTGCAAACCGAATGATTTCGTTTAAAGAATATGCAAAAAAAGCGTTAACCACTTCTATCAACGAATCTATTAGTTTCAGGCTAAAATCTGCATTAAGCATCAATGAACAAATTGAAAAGCAGGATGATGATATAAAAACCTCGCAGCCCATTGATGAAAATAATGATTCTAAAATTGTAACCACAGAAGAAGAGCTGGAAGGTTTTCAAATTGTAAAAGCTATTTTGAGAGAAAAAATTCCGTCTTCAAGGATTGCTTACAGAGATACTTTATCCTATTTCGGGATTTTATTAGACGATAACAACAGAAAACCTCTTTGCAAATTACACTTTAATACTGCAAATAAATATCTCGAAACATTCCATAACGGAAAAGATGCCGGAGAAAAGATTTTACTGAATAATCTTGACGAAATCTATAATTATAAGGCAGAGCTTCTGAAAACATTAGAAAATTATTAA
- a CDS encoding YegP family protein: protein MGKFTISKRKNDEYQFNLKSGNGEIILTSEGYTTKANCHKGIESVRVNSQDDLRYDRRVAVNEKDYFVLKARNGEIIGKSQYYSSKSGMEIGISSVKTNAPTAEIVDETL, encoded by the coding sequence ATGGGAAAATTTACGATCAGCAAAAGAAAAAATGATGAATATCAATTTAATCTAAAATCCGGAAACGGAGAAATTATATTAACCAGCGAAGGTTACACGACAAAGGCAAACTGCCATAAAGGAATTGAATCTGTAAGAGTCAATTCACAAGATGACTTAAGATACGACAGAAGAGTTGCTGTAAACGAAAAAGATTACTTCGTATTAAAAGCAAGAAACGGAGAAATTATTGGAAAAAGCCAGTATTACAGTTCAAAATCGGGCATGGAAATCGGAATTTCTTCTGTAAAAACCAATGCACCGACAGCAGAAATTGTTGATGAAACTCTTTAA
- a CDS encoding response regulator: MFKKILISEDHESINISVQKTLEDLNFDNFEYVYYCDDALAKAQKALREKKPYDLLITDLYYEEDHHPQKLKDGRELISAIRQEQPDIKIIVFSAEHKSGIIDSLFNDYGINGYVRKARNDSKELKKAITSVYNNENYLSLDLKQEVKKLNNYEFTTYDITLVSLLSQGVLQKNIPVFLQNNNIKPNSLSSIEKKLNTLKEELGISNNEQLVAFCKDLGII, encoded by the coding sequence ATGTTTAAAAAAATTCTAATTTCCGAAGACCACGAGAGCATCAATATTTCAGTACAAAAAACTTTAGAAGACCTAAATTTTGATAATTTTGAATATGTCTATTACTGTGATGACGCATTGGCAAAAGCCCAGAAAGCCCTCCGTGAGAAAAAACCTTATGATTTGCTCATCACCGATCTTTATTATGAAGAAGATCATCATCCTCAAAAATTAAAAGACGGCCGAGAATTGATTTCAGCAATCCGACAAGAACAACCGGATATAAAAATTATCGTTTTCTCGGCAGAACATAAATCCGGAATAATAGATTCTCTTTTTAATGATTACGGAATAAACGGCTATGTACGAAAAGCCAGAAATGATTCTAAAGAATTGAAAAAAGCAATTACATCAGTTTATAACAATGAAAATTATCTTTCACTTGATCTTAAACAGGAGGTAAAAAAATTGAATAATTATGAGTTCACCACATATGATATTACCTTAGTTTCTTTACTTTCTCAAGGCGTTTTACAAAAAAACATTCCGGTATTTCTACAAAACAACAATATAAAACCCAACAGTTTGAGCAGTATTGAAAAGAAACTCAATACGCTGAAAGAAGAGTTGGGAATAAGCAACAACGAGCAATTGGTTGCCTTCTGCAAAGATTTAGGAATTATATAA
- a CDS encoding tetratricopeptide repeat-containing sensor histidine kinase: MKLSYLIIILLIFYSCKKEKAEDKIYQSKIFYEKAKKFVNENISDSAFYYFNLAKNDYLNNYDSIGAGKSLVNMAIIQHNNGDYYGSIETSLEANKLLKNENDSIVKSTLASNYNNMAICSSFLKNYNESVDFYKKALQFSNDNKNRYVYNNNIGDAFILLDKYKEAKEYLETALLTKDSLTYAKALNNLARAKFLEDKTYDALPELNKALRIRQNKEDLEGQNSSFSTLADFYLENDPEKSFFFAQKLLETAEKIKIAEDQTNALRRLISLNPSNYLKNFQRLTAINDSTQSARNKAKNQFAVVRYDVEQKNAENQNLKLKDVENKINIIYLSFGSGILALALIIGFFWNEKRKKNIRHEKEQEKQLEVKNTELKYSKKVHDVVANGIYQVMTKIENQSDFSKEETLDELEFVYEKSRDISYENTDSHDEKFNEKISKLVASFKNDEIKTFTVGNQEETWENVTKSTQTELYQIIRELLVNMKKHSKANNVILKFEKINNLININYADNGIGISDELIFKNGLSNTVSRIENINGKITFETKTEKGLKVNISFPVS, encoded by the coding sequence AATATTTTATGAAAAAGCAAAAAAATTTGTAAATGAAAATATATCAGATTCTGCATTTTATTATTTCAACCTCGCAAAAAATGACTATCTCAATAATTATGATTCTATTGGAGCAGGAAAATCATTAGTCAATATGGCAATTATTCAACATAATAATGGAGATTATTATGGTAGTATAGAAACATCATTAGAAGCCAATAAATTATTAAAAAATGAGAACGACAGTATTGTAAAAAGTACTTTAGCTTCCAATTATAATAATATGGCAATTTGTTCATCCTTTTTAAAAAATTATAACGAATCTGTTGATTTCTATAAAAAGGCTTTACAGTTTTCAAATGATAATAAGAACAGATATGTTTATAATAATAACATTGGGGATGCATTTATACTTTTGGATAAATACAAAGAAGCGAAAGAATATTTAGAGACAGCACTTTTAACAAAAGATAGCTTGACCTATGCGAAAGCACTTAATAATTTAGCTAGAGCTAAATTTCTTGAAGATAAAACTTACGATGCATTACCTGAATTAAATAAAGCATTGAGAATAAGGCAAAACAAAGAAGATTTAGAAGGACAAAATTCAAGTTTTTCAACTTTAGCAGATTTTTATTTGGAAAATGATCCTGAAAAATCATTTTTTTTTGCACAGAAACTCTTAGAAACCGCAGAAAAAATAAAAATCGCTGAAGATCAGACAAATGCATTAAGAAGACTTATCTCTCTGAATCCATCAAATTATTTAAAGAACTTTCAAAGATTAACTGCAATAAACGACAGTACGCAATCTGCCAGAAATAAAGCAAAAAATCAATTTGCCGTTGTACGATATGACGTGGAACAGAAAAATGCTGAAAATCAAAATTTAAAACTTAAAGATGTCGAGAATAAAATTAATATTATATATCTAAGTTTTGGCTCAGGAATTTTAGCTTTAGCTTTAATAATTGGTTTCTTCTGGAACGAAAAGAGAAAGAAAAATATCCGACACGAAAAAGAACAAGAAAAACAACTCGAAGTAAAAAACACAGAATTAAAATATTCCAAAAAAGTACACGACGTTGTTGCCAACGGAATTTATCAGGTGATGACAAAAATTGAAAATCAAAGTGATTTTAGTAAAGAAGAGACGCTTGATGAATTGGAATTTGTTTATGAAAAATCCAGAGATATTTCCTACGAAAATACTGATTCTCATGATGAAAAATTTAATGAAAAAATCTCAAAACTGGTAGCTTCTTTTAAAAATGATGAAATCAAAACGTTTACCGTCGGAAATCAGGAAGAAACGTGGGAGAACGTTACAAAATCAACCCAAACTGAGCTTTACCAAATTATTCGTGAGCTTTTGGTAAACATGAAAAAGCACAGTAAAGCAAACAATGTTATTTTAAAATTTGAAAAAATAAACAACCTGATCAACATTAACTATGCTGATAACGGAATCGGAATTTCTGATGAATTAATTTTTAAAAATGGTCTATCAAATACGGTTTCCCGTATAGAAAACATCAACGGAAAAATTACTTTTGAAACCAAAACCGAAAAAGGATTGAAGGTCAACATTTCATTTCCCGTTTCTTAA